From the Leptolyngbya sp. O-77 genome, one window contains:
- a CDS encoding adenylosuccinate synthase, with translation MANVVVIGAQWGDEGKGKITDLLSKSADVVVRYQGGVNAGHTVVVQGQTFKLHLIPSGILYPATECIIGSGTVIDPKVLLSELDQLEKLGISSANLLISETAHVTMPYHRMIDAAAEEQRGSHKIGTTKRGIGPTYADKSERTGIRVVDLMDAEGLRDQLTWTIEYKNVILEKLYNLPPLDPDAVIDEYLGYAERLRPHVVDSSLRISQAVRQRRNILFEGAQGTLLDLDHGTYPYVTSSNPVSGGACVGAGVGPTIIDRVIGVAKAYTTRVGEGPFPTELLGDVGEALCDRGAEFGTTTGRKRRCGWFDAVIGRYAVRINGLDCLAITKLDVLDDLDEIKVCTAYEIDGQQIRDFPSNARLFARCQPVYKTLPGWKQDTSHCRSLDDLPRQALDYLKFLAELMEVPIAIVSLGASRDQTIIVEDPIHGPKRALLYTNGAVETAQ, from the coding sequence TTGGCAAACGTTGTAGTAATCGGGGCCCAGTGGGGCGACGAAGGAAAAGGGAAGATTACCGACCTGTTGAGCAAGTCCGCCGATGTGGTGGTGCGCTATCAGGGCGGGGTCAACGCGGGTCATACGGTCGTGGTGCAGGGGCAAACCTTCAAGCTGCACCTGATTCCGTCGGGGATTTTATATCCCGCAACGGAGTGCATTATCGGCTCTGGCACGGTGATTGATCCAAAAGTGCTGCTGAGTGAACTGGATCAGCTAGAGAAACTGGGCATTTCCAGCGCAAATCTGCTGATTTCCGAGACGGCTCACGTCACCATGCCCTATCACCGCATGATCGACGCAGCCGCAGAGGAGCAGCGCGGCAGCCACAAGATCGGCACGACCAAGCGCGGCATCGGCCCCACCTATGCTGACAAGTCTGAGCGCACGGGCATTCGCGTGGTGGATTTGATGGATGCAGAGGGACTGCGCGACCAGTTGACCTGGACGATCGAATACAAAAACGTCATTTTAGAGAAGCTGTATAATCTGCCGCCGCTCGACCCCGACGCGGTGATCGACGAATACCTGGGCTATGCCGAGCGGCTGCGGCCCCATGTGGTCGATAGCTCCCTGCGAATTAGCCAGGCCGTGCGCCAGCGCCGCAATATCCTGTTTGAGGGCGCACAGGGCACGCTGCTGGATCTCGATCACGGCACTTATCCCTATGTCACCTCGTCGAACCCGGTTTCGGGTGGCGCGTGCGTGGGGGCGGGCGTGGGGCCGACGATCATCGATCGGGTGATCGGCGTGGCCAAGGCCTATACCACTCGCGTCGGCGAAGGGCCGTTTCCGACGGAACTGCTGGGCGATGTGGGCGAAGCGTTGTGCGATCGCGGCGCGGAATTTGGCACCACCACCGGACGCAAGCGGCGCTGCGGCTGGTTTGATGCGGTGATCGGTCGCTATGCCGTCCGCATCAACGGGTTAGACTGCCTGGCCATCACCAAGCTCGACGTGCTGGATGACCTCGACGAAATCAAAGTCTGCACCGCCTATGAAATCGACGGTCAGCAAATTCGCGATTTTCCATCCAATGCGCGGCTGTTTGCTCGCTGTCAGCCCGTTTATAAAACCCTACCGGGCTGGAAGCAAGACACTTCCCACTGTCGATCGCTCGATGACCTGCCGCGTCAAGCGCTGGACTATCTCAAGTTTCTGGCAGAGCTGATGGAAGTGCCGATCGCCATCGTGTCGCTTGGAGCCAGCCGCGACCAGACGATCATCGTCGAAGACCCGATCCACGGGCCAAAGCGAGCGCTGCTGTATACCAACGGCGCAGTCGAAACGGCGCAGTAA
- a CDS encoding AAA family ATPase, which translates to MSDSALPPVIQHMLQPGFYPHPVPPDPLKTGAGDPPEYPEDFYPSDASPVQLIQTHISYVLLTGEYAYKVKKPLNFGFLDYSTLEKRQHFCQEELRLNQRAAAAIYLDVLPITQTVENGVPTFHLDGPGEVVEYAVKMRQFPQSTLLTNLYEQGEVTEALLKELARAIATFHLATETSDYIREFGRVGRVRQAFDENWAQTTQYIGGPQTQTQYDETRAYCDRFFAENAGLFDERIQQNWIRECHGDLHLRNIAYWNQQFLLFDCIEFNEPFRFVDVMFDIAYIVMDLDARQRPDLRTVFLNEYVEQTGDWEGLRVLPIYVNRQTYVRAKVTSFLLNDPGVPEEEKRKAHDTAALYYRLAWEYTQPKAGRLMLMSGLSGSGKSTTARAIAQKLGAVYIRSDAVRKHLGGVPLTERGGDDLYTPEMTQKTYNRLLHLGTTLAAEGYTVILDAKYDRQALREGAIAQASAHGIPLDIIHCTAPLEVLGDRLSQRTGDIADATPEILAKQTFDPFTPAEAEYVRTVDTTQPLDALLDSL; encoded by the coding sequence ATGTCCGACTCTGCCCTACCGCCTGTCATCCAGCATATGCTCCAGCCGGGATTTTACCCGCATCCGGTGCCGCCCGACCCGCTGAAAACCGGGGCAGGCGATCCGCCAGAATATCCTGAAGATTTCTATCCGTCGGATGCGTCGCCCGTACAGTTGATTCAGACACATATTTCCTATGTGCTGCTGACGGGCGAATATGCCTACAAGGTCAAAAAGCCGCTGAACTTTGGATTTCTGGACTATTCCACGTTGGAAAAGCGGCAGCATTTTTGTCAGGAGGAACTGCGGCTGAATCAGCGGGCGGCGGCGGCAATCTATCTGGACGTGCTGCCGATCACCCAAACGGTGGAAAACGGCGTGCCGACCTTTCATCTGGACGGGCCAGGCGAGGTGGTGGAATATGCAGTGAAGATGCGGCAGTTTCCGCAATCGACGCTGCTGACCAACCTTTACGAGCAGGGCGAGGTGACCGAAGCTCTGCTGAAAGAACTGGCGCGGGCGATCGCCACGTTCCACCTCGCCACCGAAACCAGCGACTACATCCGAGAATTCGGCCGCGTTGGGCGCGTGCGGCAGGCCTTTGACGAAAACTGGGCGCAGACCACGCAATACATCGGCGGGCCCCAGACGCAGACGCAGTATGACGAGACGCGGGCCTACTGCGATCGCTTCTTTGCCGAAAACGCCGGTCTGTTTGACGAGCGCATTCAGCAAAACTGGATTCGCGAGTGCCACGGCGACCTGCACCTGCGGAATATCGCCTACTGGAACCAGCAGTTTTTGCTATTTGACTGCATCGAGTTCAACGAGCCGTTTCGGTTTGTCGATGTCATGTTTGACATTGCCTACATCGTGATGGATTTGGACGCGCGGCAGCGACCTGACCTGCGGACGGTGTTTTTGAACGAATATGTGGAGCAGACGGGCGATTGGGAAGGGCTGCGGGTGCTGCCAATCTACGTCAACCGCCAGACCTACGTGCGGGCAAAGGTCACGTCTTTCTTGCTGAATGATCCGGGTGTGCCAGAAGAGGAAAAGCGCAAAGCCCACGATACCGCCGCGCTCTATTATCGACTGGCGTGGGAGTATACCCAGCCCAAAGCCGGGCGGCTGATGCTGATGAGCGGGCTATCAGGATCGGGCAAGAGTACCACGGCGCGGGCGATCGCCCAAAAGCTGGGTGCCGTCTACATCCGCTCCGATGCAGTCCGCAAACACCTGGGCGGCGTGCCCCTGACAGAGCGTGGCGGCGACGACCTCTACACCCCAGAGATGACCCAAAAGACCTACAATCGGCTGCTGCACTTGGGCACGACGCTGGCCGCCGAAGGCTATACGGTAATCCTGGATGCCAAGTACGATCGGCAGGCGCTGCGAGAAGGGGCGATCGCCCAGGCCAGCGCCCACGGCATTCCGCTCGATATCATCCACTGCACGGCTCCGCTGGAAGTGTTGGGCGATCGCCTCAGTCAGCGCACGGGCGACATCGCCGATGCCACACCGGAAATTTTGGCAAAGCAGACCTTTGACCCCTTCACGCCCGCCGAAGCAGAATACGTTAGAACAGTAGACACGACCCAGCCCCTCGACGCGCTCCTGGATTCGCTTTGA